GGGTCTCGAGGTCTCGATGGGGAAGGTCACCGGCGTACGGACGGCCTCGGGCGAGCGCGTGGCCGTACGCCGTGCCGTGATCGCCGACGTGTCCGCACCGATGCTGTACGGCGAGTTGTTGCCGGAGGCAAGTGTTCCCGCGGGATTGCGGCGGGACCTGGAGAACTTCGAGTGGGACTACCCGACGGTGAAGCTGAACTACCGGCTGAGCGGGCCGATCCCGTGGCAGGCGGAGGCGGCGCGATCGGCCGGCGTCGTCCATCTCGGTGGCACCGCGGACGACCTGGTGCACACCTCGGCGGACCTCGAGACCGGTCGCGTGCCGACCGAGCCGTTCCTGCTCATCGGCCAGACGACCAAGGCGGATCCGTCGCGGTCTCCGGCCGGGAGCGAGGCGGTGTGGGCGTACTCGCATCTCCCGCGCGGTCTCGCCGACGACGCTGCGGCCGAGAAGCTCGCCGGACGGATGGATCGGGCGATCGAGCGGTACGCGCCGGGGTTCCTCGACCTGGTGGTGGATCGCGATCTGCAGCGGCCGAGCGATCTGGCGGCTGCCAACGCGTCGCTGGCGCTCGGCGCGCTCGGTGGCGGGACCACGCAGCTTCACCAGCAGCTCATCTTCCGCCCGACGATCGGGCTCGGCAGTCCACGAACGGTCGTCTCAGGCCTGTACCTCGGCAGTTCCGCCATCCATCCGGGTCCCGGCGTCCACGGCGCCTGCGGCCACTTGGCCGCCCGCACAGCCCTCCGCGACGCTTCTGCTTTAGGAGCCCTCACCCGTACGCCGGCTACCGCCGCCCTCCGGCATCTCCAGCGCTGACTCAGGTCGCGAGCCTGGAGGGAAGTAGGCTCGCGAGGGCTGGTGGTCAGTGGGAGGAGTGGGTGTGGGCGAGCGGGTAGAGGACCTCTTGCGGGAACTGGCACCGCAGGTGCTTGGTTTTCTGGCGCGACGGCACGGGCAGTTCGACCTCTGCGAGGACGCGGTCCAGGAGGCTTTGCTCGCGGCTGCGACGCAGTGGCCGGCCGACGGCGTACCGGCGAACCCGCGGGGCTGGCTGATCACGGTCGCGACCCGCAAGCTGACCGACCAGTTCCGCAGTGAGAGCGCTCGCCGCAAACGCGAGGACAATCTCGCGGCGATGGCCGGCCCGGAAGAGCTCGTTGCCCCGGGCGCCGATGCCGACCAGCCGCCGGAGTCCGACGACACCCTCACGCTGCTCTTCCTCTGCTGCCACCCAGCGGTGACGCCGGCGTCGCAGGTCGCGCTGACCCTGCGTGCGGTCGGCGGTCTCACCACGGCCGAGATCGCCAAGGCGTTCATGGTGCCGGAGGCAACGATGGCGCCGCGGATCAGCCGGGCGAAGAAGAGCATCAAACAAGCCGGCAGCCGATTCGTGCTGCCGCCGGCAGAGGAGCGCGCGGAGCGACTGCGCGTAGTACTGCAGGTGTTGTATCTGATCTTCAACGAGGGATACACGGCGAGTTCGGGGCCGGAGTTGCAACGGGTCGAGCTGACGGCCGAGGCGATCCGGTTGACCCGGCTGCTCTACCAGTTGCTGCCGGACGACGGTGAGGTCGCCGGCCTGCTGGCGTTGATGTTGCTGACCGACGCCCGTCGCGCGGCGCGTACCCGTGTCGACGGAAGTATGGTTCCGATCGACGAGCAGGACCGGAGCCTCTGGCTGCGGGAGCCGATCGACGAAGGCGCTGCGCTGATCCTGCGGACGCTCGCGCACGGCGAGGTCGGCCCGTACCAACTGCAGGCCGCGATCGCTGCTGTGCATGCCGAAGCGCCGAGTGCCGAAGAGACCGACTGGCCGCAGATCCTGGCCCTTTACCAGTTGCTGGAAAAGATCGCGCCGAATCCGATGGTCACCCTGAACCGCGCGATCGCGCTCTCCCAGGTGGAAGGCCCCGACGCCGGTCTCGCGCTGCTGACCACCATCGAGGACGACCGGCTCATCACCGAGAGCCATCGCCTCGACGCCGTTCGCGCGCATCTGCTCGAGCGAGCCGGCCGCCCAGTGGAGGCCCGAGAGCACTACCTCGCGGCAGCCCGCCGTACGACCAGCCTTCCGGAGCAGCGCTACCTGACCGCCAAGGCCACCGCCATCGCGGACGTGACCTGACGGTCAGGCGCTACTTGTCGAGATCGTCAGCTGACCGCCGCCAACTCCTCCGTGGCCGGTGCCGGTTCGGCCTTGGTGCGCAGGAGAACCGCGGTGATGAGCGCACAGATGAAGAATGCAGCCGCTCCGACACCAGCGACGACGTGCAGGCCGGCCGTGAACGCGCCGTTCGGACCGGCATCCACGTGGTGGCGGGCAACGATCGTGCCGAGACTGCCGAGCATCGCAACGCCGAGGGCGATGCCTGCCTCGGTACCGGTCTCGGACAGGGAGGCGACGGAACCGGCTCGTTCCGCCGGAGCGGCTGCCAGCAGCAGGTTCATTGCCAGCGCCATCGGTACTCCGAGTCCGAGGCAGGTCACGGTGAGCCCGGCCGCGAGTGACGCGACGCTGTCGGTCTGGGTCAACAGGGCCAGTCCGATGCCCCCGACGCCGAAGCCGATCGCCATCGCGGTGGAGGTTCCCAGCCGACGGGCCGCTCGCGGTGCGACGTTGAGGCCGATGATCATCGCGAGGTTCTGGGGAACCAGCCAGAACCCGGCATGCAATGGGTCCAGCCCTTCCACGACCTGCAGGTAGAGCGCGGCCTCGAAGGAGATCCCGGCCATCACGACGCCCGCCAGCAACTGGATGGTGAGGGCCGGAGTGAACCTCGGCAGCCGGAACAGACCCAGTTCCAGCAGCGGATGGGTCAGTCGCCGCTGCCTGCGGACGAACGCGACCCCGACGGCCAGTCCCACCACGACAGCGATGCCAGGGCCGAGCGCCCAGCCGGACCGCGCCAGTTCCTTCAGGCCCCAGACCACTGGCAGGATCGTTGCTAGCGACAACAAAACGCTGGCCAGGTCGACCCGGCCGGCGGAACTGTCGCGGTACTCCGGCAGCAGGATCGGTCCGACGACCAGCAGCAGGGCCATCACCGGTACGCCGACCAGGAAGACCGAGCCCCACCAGAAGTGGTCCAGCAGCAGGCCGCCGATCACCGGGCCGAGGAGCACGCCGCCGAGGAAACAGCTGAACCACACGCCGATCGCCCGGCCCAGCTCGGCGGGATCGGGGAACAAGTTGCGGATCAGCGCCATCGTCGAAGGCATCAAGGTCGCACCGGCGATGCCGAGGAGGGCGCGGCTCGCGATCAGCAGACCGGGTGAGGTCGAGAAGGCAGCGGCCACCGACGCAAGGCCGAAGGCTGCCGCTCCGATGAGCAGCAACCGGCGCCTGCCGATCCGGTCGCCGAGCGTGCCCATCGTGACCAGGAAACCGGCCAGCAGGAACGAATAGATGTCGACGATCCACAGCCGCTCGGTGCTGCTCGCGCCGAGATCGGCACTGAGCCGGGGCAGCGCCAGGTAGAGCACACCGACATCGAGGGAGAGCAGCAGAGTCGGCAAGGCGAGGACGCCGAGCGCGATCCACTCGCGGCGGGTCGCCTTCGCGGCGACCGGAGTCTCTGTCATCGGGGAGTTCCTTCCAGGAGGTCGTACAGGGTGAGGTCCGGCCAGCCCTCGTCTGCGGCCAGTCGGGCGATCTCGACGGCGACAGCAGCGGCCGTACCGCTACCTGCCAGGTAGAGCCGGGCCGGATCCGCTTCGAGTTCGCCTGCGTGGTCCGCTGCCCAGCCGACAACCGCCCTGGCCGCGGCCACTGCGCCGTCGTACGGCGGGACTGCCACGGTGACGTCGTACGGCGGGACTGCCACGGTGCCGTCGTACGGCGGGTCTGCCGGCGGCCTGTCCGGAGTCGGGGTTTCGGGGATCGGGGGAATCGGGCAGGTGAGGACTACCAGCCGACCGCGCAGGCAGAGCTGTTCGCAGCGACGGGCCAGTTCCTCGGGTTCGGAGTCGTCGGAGAGCACGACCAGCAGCGGTGGCTGAAGGTCTTCGCCGGGCGGCGGCCGGTACAACCGCGCCCAGATCGGACCGGACGGTCCGCGCAGTTGAACAGCCGCGGTTCTGGGGGTGGAGTTCATGACCGAAACGCTGGCAGCCGGACGGGGGTGAAGGGAAAGGCCGACTGGACATGGCCGTCGTACGCCCTTTGCATCACCATTGGGCCCCATCGGGAACCGGTCACGTCCACAATGGTCGGCATGAGCGACGACAGCGGTACCGCCGACATCCTGGCGCTGCGGCAGACGCCGGACGCGATCGAGTTGCGCCACCTGCGCGCGTTCATCGCCGTCGCTGAGGAGCTCAACTTCGGCCGCGCGGCCGGTCGGCTCTACCTGTCCCAGCCCGCTCTGAGCCGTCAGATCCGCGCGCTGGAACGACTGGTGGGTTGCGACCTGCTGCGCCGTTCTACTCACCGCGTGGAGCTGACACTTGCCGGCGAGGCGCTGCTGGACCGAGCCAGGGCCTTGCTCGCCGACCTCGACGCGGCCCTTGCCACCACCCGATCGGTCGGCGGCGAACTGATAGGCCGGGTCAATCGGCTGTGGGCGCCGCTGATCGAGGAGGTTCTGGAGGGGGCCGGCGAGCTGGGTGCGATGCGAGCGGCGTACGAGCGAATGCTCGCGCAGGCGGTGATACCCGACGAGTTGGCCGTGCTGCCCCTGACGGCTGGGGGCGTTCCTGCCTTGCAGGTGTCAGCTGACGCGAGTGCGGTGCCCAGCGTCCTGCATCTGCATGGTGGTGGGCTGGTGCTGGGGTCGGCGTACGGGTATCGAGCTCTGGCTGGAGCGGTGGCCGACAGTGTCGGCTCCGGCGTACTCGTGCCGGACTACCGCCTGGCGCCGGAGCATCCTTTCCCGGCGGCGCTCGACGATGCGCGAAATGCCTACCTCTGGCTGCTCGACCAGGGTGTTCCGCCGTCGGACCTGATCGTCAGCGGCGACTCCGGTGGTGGTGGCCTGGTCGTTTCACTGATGCTCCAGCTTCGTGAGCTCGGCATTCCACTGCCGGCGGGCGTGGCGCTGCTCTGTCCGGGTCTCGATCTCGCCGGCCTGCTCGACGGTTCGTCGCCACTTCTCGCGTCGGGCAACGGCGAGACCCTGGCGAAGGTCGCGGGGTGGTATGTCGGCGATCATCGGGTCGACGACCCGCTGATCAGTCCGCTCCAGGCCGACCTGCGTGGCCTGCCGCCGATCCTGATCCAGGCAGGGACCGGGGACCCGATCGCCCACGACGCCGGGCTGCTGGCCGCACGAGCCGAGGAGTACGGCGTCGAGGTGACGATGGAGCTGTACCCGGTCGACACGCACATCTTCCAGTTGTTCTGGTCGTTCCTGCCCGAAGCCCGGCAGGCGCTGGCCAAGGTCGGGGAGTTCACCGCTCGGGTGCGGGGCGACGAAGCACGTCGTACCGCCGGCAGCTGACTGGACATTTGCGGTTGCTTCGTCCGGTGTGAGCTGGGTCGCGTGACTTGGGTTGTAACTTCGGTTTACAGTTACTGCATGGTCAACTTGCGCACGGCACCCCGAAGGACGGCGCCTCATCCGGTCGGCCCCGCGCCGAGCCGGGTCAAGCGGGACCCGATCGGGGTCGGCGTTGCGCTGCTGAACCGGCTGGCGAAGTCGCGGGCGATCGACAAGCTGGGGTTGCGCAGGCAGACCGAGCGGGTGGTGTTCGAGGCGACCAAGACGGGTTTCCGGACAGCGGGAGCGCTCTCCCGGACCTTCACCGCGGCGACGAAGCTGGCGAAACCGTCCCGGCTGCCGAGCGCCAAGGCGACCGGCCGCTTCGACCTGACGCCGACCGAGGACCAGCAGATGGTGGTCGCGGTGGTCACCGAGTTCGCCGCCGAAGTGCTGCGTCCCGCCGCGCCCGACGCCGACGTGGCCGGTACGACGGATGCCAAGGTGCTCCAGCAGAGTTCCGAGCTCGGCCTGAGCCTGATCGAGGTGCCCGAGGAACTCGGCGGGATCGTCAGAGAGCGCTCTACGATGACCGGCGTTCTGGTCGCCGAGGCGATGGCCTACGGAGACATGGGTCATGCCGTCGCCTGTCTCGCGCCGGCCGCGGTGAGTACGGCGATCTCGCTCTGGGGCGACGAGGACCAGCAGGCGACGTACCTGCCGTCTTTCACCGGCGACTCCGTCCCGGCCGCCGCGCTCGCGATCGTCGAGCCGCGTCCGCTCTTCGACCCGTTCGCGCTGAAAACTCGCGCGACCAGGCAACGAACCGGGTATCTGCTCAACGGAGTGAAATCTTTGGTGCCGCGAGGTGCCGAGGCGGAGGTCTTCGTCATCGCGGCGCAGTTGGAGGATCACGGACCGGCGTTGTTCCTGATCGAGTCGGGTCACCCGGGCGTCACGATCGAGGCCGAGCCGTCGATGGGGCTGCGAGCCGCTTCGCTCAGCCGGGTGATCCTGCAGGACGTCCCTGCTGTGCAACTCGGCACGCTCGACGACTACGCCGACTGCGTGCGCCTGTCACGACTCGGCTGGTGCGCGCTGTCCCTCGGTACTGCGAAATCGGTGCTCGACTACGTCACGCCGTACGTGAACGAGCGGACCGCCTTCGGTGAGCCGATCAGCCACCGGCAGTCGGTCGCCTTCATGGTGGCCAACATCGGGATCGAACTGGAGGGCATGCGACTCGTGACGTACCGGGCCGGATCCCGTGCTGAACAAGGGCTTTCGTTCGCCCGAGAGGTGGCGCTGGCTCGTCGCCTTTGCACGGAGAAGGGCATGCAGATCGGCACCGACGGCGTGCAGTTGCTGGGTGGGCACGGCTTCGTCAAGGAACATCCGGTGGAGCGGTGGTACCGCGATCTGCGGGCTGTCGGCGTGATGGAAGGTGCGGTGCTGGTCTGATGATCAACCTCGAGACCCCGCGGAAGTTCCGCGCGTTCGTCAACCAGGCCCACCAGGTCGCGGCGGAGATGTTGCGGCCGAACTCCCGGCAGTACGACCTCGCCGAACACGCCTATCCGAAAGAACTCGACATGCTGGCGGCGATGGTCGACGGGCTCGGCGCGTCCGGGACCGGCTCGGGCGCCGGAGCGAGCGGCGTACGGCGTACTGAAGCCGCTGACGACGACGGCAAGGTGAAGAACGGGTCGAACCTGTCGTCGGTGCTGTCGATCATGGAGATGTGCTGGGGCGATGTCGGCCTGCTGTTGTCGATGCCGCGGCAGGGGCTGGGCAACTCGGCGATCGCCTCGGTGGCGTCCGACGAGCAGTTGAGGCGGTTCGAGGGATTCTGGGCCGGGATGGCGATCACCGAACCGGGTTGCGGTTCGGACTCGGCCGGCATCCGGACCACGGCGCGACTGGATGGTGACCACTACGTCATCGACGGGGAGAAGATCTTCGTGACGGCCGGTGGTCGCTGTGATGCCGTCGTGGTCTGGGCGACGCTGGACAGGTCGCTCGGCCGGGCCGCGATCAAGTCGTTCGTGGTCTTCAAGGACACGCCGGGGATGACGGTCGAGCGGCTCGAGCACAAGCTCGGGATCCGTTCGTCGGACACCGCGACGATCCGCTTCGAGAACTGCCGGGTACCCGCGGAGAATCTGCTCGGTTCGGCTGAGATCGACGCTGACAAAGGGTTTGCGGGGGTGATGCAGACCTTCGACAACACCCGGCCCCTGGTGGCCGCGATGGCCGTCGGCTGCGCCCGCGCCTCCCTGGAGGTCACCCGGGAACTGCTCGCCGACGCGGGTGTCGAGATCGACTACGACCGGCCGGTCCACCTGCAGACCGCGGCGGCTGCCTCCTACCTGCAGATGGAGGCGGACTGGGAGGCGGCGTACCTGCTGACCCTGCAGGCCGCCTGGCTGGCCGACAACTCCCAGCCCAATTCCCTGCAGGCCTCGATGGCCAAGGCCAAAGCCGGCCGCGTCGGCAACGACATCACCCTGCGCTGCGTAGAACTAGCCGGCAGCCTCGGCTACAGCGAACACCACCTCCTCGAAAAATGGGCCCGAGACTCCAAAATCCTCGACATCTTCGAAGGCACCCAACAAATCCAACAACTAATCGTCGCCCGCCGCCTCCTCGGAAAGACCTCAGCCGAGCTCAAATAACCTTGCCGACAAATTGGACTGCCGGGCCCGGCCTGCGTCCAGGTCTCAGCGTCTGACAGCTGTTCGCGACAGGTACTGGAATGGTTCCACCGACCGGGAGCCAGCACCAGCGTGTTGGTTGCCGTAAGCGCCCAATATCTCTTGTCAGCAAGGGACTCTGATCTCTCCGGCTGCTGCATAGGTGCTCAGAAGTCGCCATCCTCTTCGGTTGATTGAGGTGCGTCTCTGCGTGTCCGCGGGACTTGCCTTACCGTGTCCGGGGTGTGCGGGCCTCCTTGACCGTACGGCCACCGACGCGGCGCAGGCTTGTCGCGTCCGGACTCGCTGCGGCGGCTGGGCCGCCGACGAAGTAGTCGTAGTCGTAGTAGCCGACGATGTCTACGAAGAAGTGGGTCCTGGCGGTCGAGGCGGCCGAGTAGCAGGCGACCGACAGCCGGCCGAAGTTCGCACCTTCAGGGTCGCCCAGCTTGCTGGTGAAGGAGGTGACGCCGGAGAAGCCGGGCGCGCTCCACACCGTGGTGGAGTACCCGCTGGGCTGGATGTCACCCGACCCGAGCGCGAGGTAGCCGGTGTTGGTCTCCGTCGCGTACAGCTGGACCGTGCCGAGTACCGAGTCGGCCCACGGCGGTACGCCGGAGTCCGCACCTGTGGGCGTCCGGGTGGTGTCGATCTTCCGCAGTTGTCCGGCACGGATCTTCGCGTTACTGGAGGCGGGGTCGTTCGTCGAGGCGTAGACGCGGATCGGGTGCGGCAGCAGGTTGAGTACCGGCCCTGTGTTGGTCAGTCGTGACCAACGCGTGTTCGAGTTGGCCGCGCCGTCGCTCTCGATGCACTGGAACAACTGGCCCTGCCAGTTCACGATCGCCCCTGGGTAGTACTGACCGGTCGTCGGCGGAAACTCCGGCGCCTGGTTCACGCCCAGCAACAGCTGCGCTCCGATGGCGTTGTTCGCCTCGATCGCCGCCTGCTGACCGTTGAGCGTGACGCGGAACTGTGACCCGGTCAGTGACGTGAGGCCGCTGCCCTCGTTGGGCGCGTCGATCCGGACCGGATCGCCGGGCGCGGCCTGCGCCGGCGTCGCGACCGCTGCCGCAGCCGTCCCGGCGACGGTGGCTGCCGCCGCCGTCCGCATCATCCGCCGGCGGCTGACCCGGCGGTCCTCTTGGTCGTCGGTCGACTGGACGGGTGTCTCCTGTGACATGCCGCTGCACCTTTCGGGGCCGTGAAGGCGAACCTTCCGGATATTTTGACCAGTAAGCGCCGGACTGTTATGCGCTGAGCTCGGCGCGCTACAAACGGTGTCGATGCCCGTCGCCTGATCTTCGCGAGGGGTGGCGGTTTGCCTGTAGCAGAACGCGATTGAACCATGGTACGAGCCGTCCGTCGACACCGAGGCAAGAGCGCCAGCGCTCGAATGAACCTGGCACGTCGGGCGATCCAGTCAGCTCTTGAGTTCGTTCCCGAAGTCGATTCGCACCAGGGGAAGCCTGGTGGCGATGTCTTCGGGGAGCGGGCCGTCCTCGATGAGTTCGGGGATGTCCAGGGTTCGGCCGAGTGCCTTGGCCGCGCGCCGATGCCGGCCGCGGTAGCTCTCCAACAGCGACGGTGTCTCGGACGAGGGAACCGGCGTCGCGCGGGCGAGGACGTCCTTCGTGGCTCCGGTCCAGATCCGTACGTCCGGGGTGGCGAGGATGTTGCGGTACCACTGCGAGGAGGGACCGTAGCCGGACACGATGATCAGCGATTCCGGTTCGCGGTCGACCACCTCGAGGACGACGTACCGGCGCTGACCGGTCGTGCGGCCACGGTGCTCGAGCATCATCAGTCGGGAGCCGAACAACCGGCCGAATCCCCAGCGATACAGCGGGATAGGCGATCGTGCCAGCCATCGAGGCATCTGTCTGGTCACTTGGTGAGCCTCCACGCTGCCATCTCTGAGTTCCGGACGAATTGGCCGACTGCCGACTATAGGGAGTGGCCGAGCCAGGGAGCGTCGATCGGCCGTCGGGCGGGACAAAGTCATGAAGTCTCAAACTGCGCTCAAAGTGGCCGCAGCATCCGCCGTCGATGCCGCCCGGCTCACGGGCATCCGCGAGATCCCGGAGACGGTCGAGATGTCGCCTTGATGACAAGTGGGATCAAGCCGCGTGCGCGGCCTGCGAACTGGGCACCGAGGCAGTACGACGTCCGCGGCCCGGACCGCCGGGACGATCAGGGGAGTTCCGTGCGATTCGAAGGGAAGTCGTTGTGGTCATCGAGACATCGGAGCAGCGCGGTCGCACCTTCTTCGGGCAGCCGCCAGTGCTGGCGAACCTCTTCGGCGTCGAGCTGTGGGAGAGGTTCTCCTTCTACGGCATGCAGGGCATCCTGCTGATCTACCTGTACTACTCCGCGGGCGATGGCGGTCTGGGGATCAGCGAGGGGACCGCGACCAGCATCGTCGGCGCGTACGGCGGTTTGGTCTACCTGTCGACGATCGTCGGCGGATGGTTGGCCGATCGACTGCTCAGTGCAGAACGCACGCTGTTCTACAGTGCCGTCGTCGTGATGTTTGGACACATCGGACTCGCCTTGATCCCAGGACTGGCCGGTGTCGCGGTAGGACTCGTCTTGATCGGATTCGGCAGCGGTGGGGTGAAGGCCAACGCCACCTCCTTGGTAGGCACGCTGTACGCCGAAAACGACGAGCGCCGTGACGCAGGTTTCTCCCTGTTCTACCTGGGCATCAATCTGGGCGCGTTGGCCGGCCCGCTACTCACCGGCCTGCTGCAGAAGAACGTCGGCTTCCACTACGGCTTCGGACTCGCGGCCGTCGGTATGGCTCTCGGCTTGACGCAGTACAGCATCGGGCGTCGTCGACTCACCGGCTCTGCCCGGGAGGTGCCGGATCCGATTCCGGCCGCGGCTCTGCGGCGCGTCGGTGTCGGTGTGGCCGCCGGGATTCTCGTCATCGGCATCGTCTTGGCCACCGGCATCCTGCCGGCGTCCCGCTACGCGACCGCTGTCGTCGTACTGAGCGCCGTCGCAGCCGTGATCTACTTCGTGGTCATCCTGCGGAGTCCCCGAGTGACGGTCGTCGAGCGGCGCCGAGTGCTCGCGTTCATCCCGCTGTTCATCGCCAGCGCGGCGTTCTGGTCCCTGTACCAGCAACAGTTCACGGTGGTGACCATCTACTCCGATCAACGGCTGAACCGGACCGTCTTCGGCTGGGAGATGCCGGTGTCGTTCGTGCAGTCGATCAATCCGGTCATGATCATCGTGTTGTCCGGCCTGTTCGCGGCGCTGTGGACGAAGCTCGGTTCGCGCCAGCCCTCCACTCCGGTCAAGTTCAGCCTCGGGCTCGCCGTGATGGGAGTCGCGTTCCTCTTGTTCCTGCCGATGGCCGGGGGAGGCCCCAACAGTGCACCGCTGGCGGGACTGGCCGGAGTACTGCTGGTGTTCACGGTCGCGGAGCTGCTGCTGTCCCCGGTCGGTCTGTCGTTGGCGACCAAGCTCGCGCCGGAGGCATTCCGTACCCAGATGGTTGCCCTCTTCTTCCTCTCCATCGCCCTCGGTACGGCGATGTCGGGGGTCCTCGCCAAGTTCTACAGCGCCGATCACGAGTCGGTGTACTTCGGGGTGATCGGCGGGGTGGCACTCGCCCTCGCGGCCGCATTGGCTCTTGCCGTCCGTCCGATCCGTCGCTTGATGAGCGGTGTCCACTGATCCTGGCGCTGCGGAACGCCGGCCTCCGCGATGAGGGCCGCGCCGGCCAGCCGAGGCCCTCCGCTCGCCAGCTGTACTGACCTTCGTGGTCCAGTCGTCCCCGTCACCTTTTCCGCAGTACCGCGTGGATCGCGATCGCGAAAACCAGCGCGATCGCGATGAAGCTGATCGTCGCGGTGGTGTGGCTCATCCAGCCTCCGATCGTGGTGTGAATCAGCGGTTCACGAGATGAAAGAGCGGAAGGTCCAGTCGGGTTCGCGCCTGGGAGGCCAGGTCGCGGCGGAACATCTCCGCTACCCGGTGCCGATCGGTCACGACCACGGCTTCTTCACTGCTGGTCACCCCGACCAGGTCGGCCAGGGCCTCGATCGGCTCCTGGTCCGTGACAGTGCCCGTGACCTCGACCCCCAAGGACTCCAGCCGCTCGAGGCTTTTCTGCATCAGCTGGTCCGCTTCTGTCTCGGGTGTCGCGAGGCGCGACCGGACCAGGTTGTACCGCAATGGCGCGCTCTTCATCTGGTAGAGCTCGACCATCCGCCGTGCGGCCGTGCCTGTCACCTCGCGCTCGACCAGTACCGCGACATCGAACCAGCCGTTCTGATCGTCCTTCGTGTCGTTTCCACGCATCGTTGATCCTCCTTGGTTCTGTCCGTTGTTGCCCGGTTGTGGCTACTCCAGGTCCGCTTCCGGCCAGTGACGATCGACAGGGCCGCCTTGAACACCAGCCCGCTGCAGGCTCCGACGACGGTCGCTACCTTGCTCACCTGAAACCAGACCACCAGCGGTTCGTCGAACCAGCCGATGACCGAGACCGCCAGTCCCAGCCAGGCACCTACCGTGATGGCAGCGACCACGCTCCAGAGCGCAGTTCGCGTTCGCTTGGGCGAGGGCTCCCCGGGGCCGTCCTGCATGTGGCTCCTTTCCGTGTCACCAATACACACCCCAGGCTGCCCGCCGTCGGCCGAGAACCAAGTCATCTCATGAGATCGTCCGCAACCCTTCATGAAACCGACAACTGTGCACGGGTAGCTGGAGATCCGGCGTGAATTGGTGACAGCAACTATTGCGTCGCGCAACTCATGCCGTTACCGTCAGGGCGCTCGGTCCGGTCGTTACCCGTGGCGGCCGGACCGGGCTCGACATCCGCCTTGTCAGCTGTCTTGACCGGTACGGAGGAACTCGGGAGGTTCGCCGGTCAGGGCGGCCGGTGACGTCAGCCAGGTCCGGGTCTGAACCGGGTATCTGCGTTCGATCTCGGCGATGAGGAGTTGCCGTGCTTGGGCGACGGTGATCGGCCTCGGCCCTGCGGCGGCCCGGTAGCTGTCGGTTGTGGTGGCACGCCAGACCGCGTAGAGCTGGGAATCGCTCCAGGTCCGCAGGACGCTGCCGGCGAGCGAACCGTTCGGTGAAGCGGGCCGGAACCTGGTGAGCCAGTTGACGAGCAGGCGCTGGATTCCCACGGTCAGATCCAGTTCTCGCGTTCCGCCGCGAGCTCTTCGACCCGGACGGGCATGCCGCCCCAGATCATCGATGGCAGACGGGAAGTGGGCGCGGACGGGCGCTCGGGCACA
The Kribbella voronezhensis DNA segment above includes these coding regions:
- a CDS encoding acyl-CoA dehydrogenase family protein, producing the protein MVNLRTAPRRTAPHPVGPAPSRVKRDPIGVGVALLNRLAKSRAIDKLGLRRQTERVVFEATKTGFRTAGALSRTFTAATKLAKPSRLPSAKATGRFDLTPTEDQQMVVAVVTEFAAEVLRPAAPDADVAGTTDAKVLQQSSELGLSLIEVPEELGGIVRERSTMTGVLVAEAMAYGDMGHAVACLAPAAVSTAISLWGDEDQQATYLPSFTGDSVPAAALAIVEPRPLFDPFALKTRATRQRTGYLLNGVKSLVPRGAEAEVFVIAAQLEDHGPALFLIESGHPGVTIEAEPSMGLRAASLSRVILQDVPAVQLGTLDDYADCVRLSRLGWCALSLGTAKSVLDYVTPYVNERTAFGEPISHRQSVAFMVANIGIELEGMRLVTYRAGSRAEQGLSFAREVALARRLCTEKGMQIGTDGVQLLGGHGFVKEHPVERWYRDLRAVGVMEGAVLV
- a CDS encoding sigma-70 family RNA polymerase sigma factor, translating into MGVGERVEDLLRELAPQVLGFLARRHGQFDLCEDAVQEALLAAATQWPADGVPANPRGWLITVATRKLTDQFRSESARRKREDNLAAMAGPEELVAPGADADQPPESDDTLTLLFLCCHPAVTPASQVALTLRAVGGLTTAEIAKAFMVPEATMAPRISRAKKSIKQAGSRFVLPPAEERAERLRVVLQVLYLIFNEGYTASSGPELQRVELTAEAIRLTRLLYQLLPDDGEVAGLLALMLLTDARRAARTRVDGSMVPIDEQDRSLWLREPIDEGAALILRTLAHGEVGPYQLQAAIAAVHAEAPSAEETDWPQILALYQLLEKIAPNPMVTLNRAIALSQVEGPDAGLALLTTIEDDRLITESHRLDAVRAHLLERAGRPVEAREHYLAAARRTTSLPEQRYLTAKATAIADVT
- a CDS encoding MFS transporter, whose protein sequence is MTETPVAAKATRREWIALGVLALPTLLLSLDVGVLYLALPRLSADLGASSTERLWIVDIYSFLLAGFLVTMGTLGDRIGRRRLLLIGAAAFGLASVAAAFSTSPGLLIASRALLGIAGATLMPSTMALIRNLFPDPAELGRAIGVWFSCFLGGVLLGPVIGGLLLDHFWWGSVFLVGVPVMALLLVVGPILLPEYRDSSAGRVDLASVLLSLATILPVVWGLKELARSGWALGPGIAVVVGLAVGVAFVRRQRRLTHPLLELGLFRLPRFTPALTIQLLAGVVMAGISFEAALYLQVVEGLDPLHAGFWLVPQNLAMIIGLNVAPRAARRLGTSTAMAIGFGVGGIGLALLTQTDSVASLAAGLTVTCLGLGVPMALAMNLLLAAAPAERAGSVASLSETGTEAGIALGVAMLGSLGTIVARHHVDAGPNGAFTAGLHVVAGVGAAAFFICALITAVLLRTKAEPAPATEELAAVS
- a CDS encoding alpha/beta hydrolase fold domain-containing protein, translating into MSDDSGTADILALRQTPDAIELRHLRAFIAVAEELNFGRAAGRLYLSQPALSRQIRALERLVGCDLLRRSTHRVELTLAGEALLDRARALLADLDAALATTRSVGGELIGRVNRLWAPLIEEVLEGAGELGAMRAAYERMLAQAVIPDELAVLPLTAGGVPALQVSADASAVPSVLHLHGGGLVLGSAYGYRALAGAVADSVGSGVLVPDYRLAPEHPFPAALDDARNAYLWLLDQGVPPSDLIVSGDSGGGGLVVSLMLQLRELGIPLPAGVALLCPGLDLAGLLDGSSPLLASGNGETLAKVAGWYVGDHRVDDPLISPLQADLRGLPPILIQAGTGDPIAHDAGLLAARAEEYGVEVTMELYPVDTHIFQLFWSFLPEARQALAKVGEFTARVRGDEARRTAGS
- a CDS encoding phytoene desaturase family protein yields the protein MLPRVVDAVVIGSGPNGLVSAITLADRGWDVLVLEAADRFGGAVRSVEQDGWISDRFSSSYPLGVASPVLRALELDKFGLQWGHAPSPLTHLLDPETAATIHEDPNDTASSLAVEHPADGEAWLRLYSQYVKIREPFLDALLTSWPPVTAGLRLTRRLGSAGELARFARFMAMPMHRMGQELFAGPRGRALLAGNAFHADAPLTGSVSGTMGWLLAMLAQDVGFPVAVGGSSSLSTALVRRGERAGVLLASGSPVEGLEVSMGKVTGVRTASGERVAVRRAVIADVSAPMLYGELLPEASVPAGLRRDLENFEWDYPTVKLNYRLSGPIPWQAEAARSAGVVHLGGTADDLVHTSADLETGRVPTEPFLLIGQTTKADPSRSPAGSEAVWAYSHLPRGLADDAAAEKLAGRMDRAIERYAPGFLDLVVDRDLQRPSDLAAANASLALGALGGGTTQLHQQLIFRPTIGLGSPRTVVSGLYLGSSAIHPGPGVHGACGHLAARTALRDASALGALTRTPATAALRHLQR